One region of Wyeomyia smithii strain HCP4-BCI-WySm-NY-G18 chromosome 3, ASM2978416v1, whole genome shotgun sequence genomic DNA includes:
- the LOC129731422 gene encoding GDNF-inducible zinc finger protein 1-like isoform X2 — translation MSSIGDNSPLWGSAQFSYSKYGLSTPTHWPGSPQESMQQHQEFTYHSYPGRDDAQFIELKPESGIEIVEADSTISEQALNNNHLSWPAYQQQPFHIPHGGYLPPGLIPQSPFPNSNNVLLLDNGTFMPHNRQSPDGGYSSPGSIGSEYYNGYHVQPHGYNATQQPYQGTPPSTAEPITIKLGDLDIVIKDEATEGYKTEEPTLLQNLTPTSGVEKFDRKKAIIHENILIRPATKPINYENISAQVVKPEQTAHPYTNPNNHLDGAIQFNIQPLPEQLGYENLHQADNKQQSPQTVVQPQQQPQRSQGKKTRKQRHSAPNALLKSAIELDAHKRRSARPSVIANSPYACEDCGNYFARQCGLTQHRKWIHSENRHIPCEKCGKKFLTQEELTKHMVRHEQEDKPHKCVLCTKQFCHKNDLRRHMFRHNNSAPFSCKECAKSFIRKDHLVAHMLSHERRQKRYKNRVGELSN, via the coding sequence ATGAGTTCGATTGGGGACAATTCTCCTTTGTGGGGAAGTGCCCAGTTTAGTTACTCCAAGTATGGTTTATCGACACCAACTCACTGGCCTGGCAGTCCACAAGAGTCAATGCAGCAGCATCAAGAGTtcacttatcattcatatccgggCCGTGATGATGCCCAGTTTATCGAGTTAAAGCCAGAATCTGGCATTGAAATTGTTGAAGCTGATTCCACAATAAGTGAACAGGCGTTGAACAACAATCATCTTTCGTGGCCCGCCTATCAGCAGCAACCGTTTCATATACCACACGGAGGTTATTTACCGCCGGGGCTAATTCCACAATCACCGTTTCCAAACAGTAATAATGTTTTGTTATTAGACAATGGAACCTTCATGCCACACAACCGACAATCTCCAGATGGAGGATATTCTTCGCCAGGCAGCATCGGATCTGAGTATTACAACGGCTACCACGTGCAACCGCATGGATACAATGCAACACAACAACCTTACCAGGGGACACCACCTTCAACAGCGGAACCAATTACGATCAAACTTGGTGATCTGGACATTGTAATCAAGGATGAAGCAACGGAAGGCTACAAAACGGAGGAGCCAACACTTTTGCAAAATTTGACACCAACTTCTGGCGTAGAAAAATTCGATCGAAAAAAGGCCATCATCCACGAAAACATCCTAATCAGACCGGCAACAAAACCGATCAACTACGAGAACATTTCTGCTCAGGTCGTCAAACCGGAACAAACAGCTCATCCATACACCAATCCAAATAACCACCTGGATGGTGCAATACAGTTTAATATCCAACCGCTTCCGGAGCAACTAGGATACGAGAATCTACACCAAGCAGATAACAAACAACAAAGTCCGCAGACTGTCGTTCAACCACAACAGCAACCTCAGCGATCGCAGGGAAAGAAAACCCGTAAACAACGACACTCAGCCCCAAATGCACTGCTCAAAAGTGCAATAGAGCTGGACGCACACAAGCGGCGATCCGCGCGGCCAAGTGTCATCGCCAACAGTCCGTACGCCTGCGAAGACTGTGGTAACTACTTCGCCCGACAGTGTGGCCTCACTCAGCACCGGAAGTGGATTCACTCGGAGAACCGTCACATTCCGTGCGAAAAGTGTGGCAAAAAGTTTCTAACGCAGGAAGAACTTACCAAGCATATGGTGCGACACGAACAGGAAGACAAACCCCACAAGTGTGTGCTCTGTACGAAGCAGTTCTGTCATAAGAATGACCTCCGGCGGCACATGTTCCGTCACAACAACAGTGCACCATTTTCGTGCAAGGAGTGCGCGAAGAGTTTCATCCGCAAGGACCACCTGGTGGCTCATATGCTGTCGCACGAACGTCGCCAGAAGAGATACAAGAATCGCGTCGGCGAACTGTCAAATTAG
- the LOC129731422 gene encoding GDNF-inducible zinc finger protein 1-like isoform X1, whose product MYCDNYRFYHRESSTSIVMSSIGDNSPLWGSAQFSYSKYGLSTPTHWPGSPQESMQQHQEFTYHSYPGRDDAQFIELKPESGIEIVEADSTISEQALNNNHLSWPAYQQQPFHIPHGGYLPPGLIPQSPFPNSNNVLLLDNGTFMPHNRQSPDGGYSSPGSIGSEYYNGYHVQPHGYNATQQPYQGTPPSTAEPITIKLGDLDIVIKDEATEGYKTEEPTLLQNLTPTSGVEKFDRKKAIIHENILIRPATKPINYENISAQVVKPEQTAHPYTNPNNHLDGAIQFNIQPLPEQLGYENLHQADNKQQSPQTVVQPQQQPQRSQGKKTRKQRHSAPNALLKSAIELDAHKRRSARPSVIANSPYACEDCGNYFARQCGLTQHRKWIHSENRHIPCEKCGKKFLTQEELTKHMVRHEQEDKPHKCVLCTKQFCHKNDLRRHMFRHNNSAPFSCKECAKSFIRKDHLVAHMLSHERRQKRYKNRVGELSN is encoded by the exons ATGT ATTGTGATAATTACAGATTTTACCACCGTGAAAGTAGTACATCCATCGTAATGAGTTCGATTGGGGACAATTCTCCTTTGTGGGGAAGTGCCCAGTTTAGTTACTCCAAGTATGGTTTATCGACACCAACTCACTGGCCTGGCAGTCCACAAGAGTCAATGCAGCAGCATCAAGAGTtcacttatcattcatatccgggCCGTGATGATGCCCAGTTTATCGAGTTAAAGCCAGAATCTGGCATTGAAATTGTTGAAGCTGATTCCACAATAAGTGAACAGGCGTTGAACAACAATCATCTTTCGTGGCCCGCCTATCAGCAGCAACCGTTTCATATACCACACGGAGGTTATTTACCGCCGGGGCTAATTCCACAATCACCGTTTCCAAACAGTAATAATGTTTTGTTATTAGACAATGGAACCTTCATGCCACACAACCGACAATCTCCAGATGGAGGATATTCTTCGCCAGGCAGCATCGGATCTGAGTATTACAACGGCTACCACGTGCAACCGCATGGATACAATGCAACACAACAACCTTACCAGGGGACACCACCTTCAACAGCGGAACCAATTACGATCAAACTTGGTGATCTGGACATTGTAATCAAGGATGAAGCAACGGAAGGCTACAAAACGGAGGAGCCAACACTTTTGCAAAATTTGACACCAACTTCTGGCGTAGAAAAATTCGATCGAAAAAAGGCCATCATCCACGAAAACATCCTAATCAGACCGGCAACAAAACCGATCAACTACGAGAACATTTCTGCTCAGGTCGTCAAACCGGAACAAACAGCTCATCCATACACCAATCCAAATAACCACCTGGATGGTGCAATACAGTTTAATATCCAACCGCTTCCGGAGCAACTAGGATACGAGAATCTACACCAAGCAGATAACAAACAACAAAGTCCGCAGACTGTCGTTCAACCACAACAGCAACCTCAGCGATCGCAGGGAAAGAAAACCCGTAAACAACGACACTCAGCCCCAAATGCACTGCTCAAAAGTGCAATAGAGCTGGACGCACACAAGCGGCGATCCGCGCGGCCAAGTGTCATCGCCAACAGTCCGTACGCCTGCGAAGACTGTGGTAACTACTTCGCCCGACAGTGTGGCCTCACTCAGCACCGGAAGTGGATTCACTCGGAGAACCGTCACATTCCGTGCGAAAAGTGTGGCAAAAAGTTTCTAACGCAGGAAGAACTTACCAAGCATATGGTGCGACACGAACAGGAAGACAAACCCCACAAGTGTGTGCTCTGTACGAAGCAGTTCTGTCATAAGAATGACCTCCGGCGGCACATGTTCCGTCACAACAACAGTGCACCATTTTCGTGCAAGGAGTGCGCGAAGAGTTTCATCCGCAAGGACCACCTGGTGGCTCATATGCTGTCGCACGAACGTCGCCAGAAGAGATACAAGAATCGCGTCGGCGAACTGTCAAATTAG